A stretch of DNA from Strigops habroptila isolate Jane chromosome 1, bStrHab1.2.pri, whole genome shotgun sequence:
CCGTGTACTTTTCCTCAGCTAGCCAGGGGCATCCAGGGTGCCAAACAGCACTTCTTTCTCCACCATCCCAGTTCCaccccttctttcttccctctagcACAGTTACAATTAGAACATGTATCCACATTAGCATACGTGTTGTAATTAAAAGGGATTTATTACAATTGTAAGCCTTCTGTCTAATTGCAATGGTTTCCCTTCCCATGGTGGCAAAGTTTGTTGGTGTTTTTAAGCTATGGTTTGtgcaggttttgggtttttgtgggggAGTTCTTTTCTCCTTAGAGAGGAGCAACAAGTGCTAACGCACCCATCTCCTTTGTATGAATTACGCAGCATCAGTTTGACTTAATTGCATGCTGCATGATGCAATAAATTGCTTGGTGCTCTCTTGGCTGGGAAGTATACTTTGAAACTCTCTTTACCCATTAGACTTGTAAGTGCTTTTCTGCATCCAGTTCCTCTCCCAGTAAATTTATTGCTGCCCATACTTTCTTTCCTATATGTGAATTCACAACACCTTGCCACACTAGAAAGTTGGATTATTCCATATCTAGGAAGagagctctttttttcctatcctAGAAGTATGAGATGTTTCTTTTTACCTTTCCATTACTGGCATCTCCTCTATAGGAGGAGAAGTAAGATTTAGGAAGCTTACGGCATCTGACAGTAGAAGATGGTCACTACAGGGGACAAACCTTCAATGACATGaagagctgaaagcagagctCGGAAAGGccaaaagaatgaaatgaaggataacaaaagaaacaaaatggcaGCAACAATAAGAAGTAGAAAatatatgctttcttttttcatttcctagGAGTAAGAAAGGatctttccccccttcttctttcaattttttcagtaaaaatgaattaaaacagaaaaaacccacaaaacccccaagaaataaaataccacAGAAGCAAGACAGTGAGTCACTGACATATGATGCAAGTTCgatcttcttttttaatgaatacttAAGTAAAGTAAGACTTAAAAGCCCTGACTACACAGTAAGTCTAGAGATGGTGATTACTGCCCTGTGAGCTAGGATGCTTGGTTTCAAGGACCTGTGTCAGATGAGAAGGGGATTTTTAATGCAGTCTCTCACTTCCTGGAGTTTTATCCTGTAGGCTACTGAAACTAAAGGCAGATAGATACACCTCCAGCCTGATGGTGTCTGCTTAGCATCTCCTGCACACAATCCCATTTCAGGGTGGAGAAGTGGGACTGGTGTAGAGTACTATGAGACCATATGCATAGGCAGACCCAGGAGGCTGGCAAACTGGAGCTACAGCTAAGATCTGTGGGGTCTGCATGTCCCTTGGGTCTGACTGCACTATCAAATAAATGTTCATTAGATAGGGGCTTTAGGCACCTGCCTAGCAGCGCAAAGACTGAGCAGATGTGAattgtttgttgggttttttgggtgggaGGCTACATCTAAGGTGGGGTTCAAAGATCTATGCCTAGAcctagtttttaaaatattactgaataGCTTTAACTTATTCAACTTTTCTAGATGCTAACAGGCTCATTCAAACCTTCAGTatgtttgttcatttatttctaataagTCAGAAGTGCTGACAAATAAGCTATTTTAATAGGCACTGTGGACTACAATAGCAGATGGAGCTAAGGGAAACTTCTGCACCTGTCTGTCTTATAGAACAAAACACTGGAGTACAGGTCAGTGACATGCTGTGTGATTTATTACTCGGTGTTTTGTCCATAGCAGGAATGTAACCATCTTGTGATTTtgagcaaaaataataaatctggttttatttaagaGTTTTCCACTTCTAATCCATCCTAAAATTGTTCAGCTGTGGTCAGCAAAGAAGTAACTCCATTACCAGTTCTCTGttatttaaatctgaaatatgATAAATATGTGTgctaaacatttttctctttaatctgGCGTCCTACAGAAACACTGCAGCTGGGCAGAGCACTCCCAGCTCTGTCAACAGGAGTATTACCATTGCTTCAGTGGGAACAAGGCCGAGCTCATAAATCCAGGGTGAAGACAGTGCTGTCTCTTCCCTGTGTTCTTGGTAGtgtttttgttcttctccaTCCAACATCACGCTTAGTCACCATCAGCAGGTAGATTGTGTAATATCCGTTCAGAGACAAGTGTACTGAAAACAGTTCCCTGGGTCAAGGTCATAGCTTAGCtcctaaaggaaaaatactgccCTAAAAGAGCACCCTCAGTACTTACAAACATGTTCAGTGTTGAATTTCAAAGCCAGGACAAGAGCAAGGCTCAAGAACCTGTTGCAACTCAGATCCACATTCATCCATACAGGAAAagggctttttattttacaaaacatgATACCTTTGGGGGGTTACCTTCTCATAAGAATCTGACATTTGTAGTCCCTAATCTTTTCTAGCCTCAGCCCCTGTAATCCATATTTAAGGTCACTAATAATTACAGAAGGTTTTCAGAGATGTTGGACTCTACAGCTCCCTTGaagttgttggtttgggttttgttttttcctttttttttttttcccccactgtgGTGATATTGCAATATTAATATGCATAAAGGAACTTTGCACATGAAGAGAGTTACACCAAACATTTATTTGCTATTGTTGCCACTACAGGATGAACATTAAACAACACTGACACTGCATACTACTAATGCCTCTCTCAAAGCCTATTCTTTTCGATAGCGTATGTGTATCAATAACAGAAAACTAACTGTATCATTAAACTTAACGTCTAGTAGACTTGGGAGTCTACTggagaaacaaatgaaagtgCAAAACctgtaaataaaagaaaaattaagccttttggtttgtttgtttttcactttgtcCAAATGGATATACTTACATGTGAAGTGCAGTAATAGCAGCGTTTGTTAATTTTGTATGTGTAGTTTCATATATATGTAGTTTCACGTTCCCCAACAtcctggctttaaaaaaatttgagAGAAACCTTTCTTGGGGAGCATCATTCACTAAGAGTATCATGTAGCTTAGTACTATACAGGTCTGGTTGAAGTCCCTTAGTATTCTAACCTACAAGTAACTACAATTAACAAAAATACTATTGATGTAGAGTATCAGACATTTCAGAAACCCCCTGAAGTACCAATTAATTCTATTCATATTTTATCGAGAAAGCCTTTGAAGGCAATATTGTGACTTTTGCAAATTCCCAAGGACCTAAATTACTGCTAGAGAAATGCTATGCAGTCTTTTAAACATTCCAGATAGAAGATATAGAAGTGGTTTCCAAAACCTTGAAAgcctttattttcttgcatgtCTGATTCAGCTTCAGGACTTGCAAGGACAAAGTCAAACTCAACTCTACGTTACCACTCTGGgccatttgtttcctttcactaAGGAAGGTCATTGGGATTTTATTGGTGCCAACTAGTTCCATGAATttggcagggcagcagccttTATTCCCATCAAACTTTCCCAGCATTACTGTGTTCTGAATCTTAGGAAGTTTTGTGTTGCACTTGGCATAAACCCAAAGACTTCTTAGATATTAAGCTGCCATATTCCCGGATTCTTCTTGCGTTTGATGTAGCCTCGAGCAGGACCTGAGAAGGACTTTCCCAGCAACTGTATCCCTGGCTTGCCGAGGCCTGGAACTTGGTCCAATTGGCCTAGAATGACCTTTCCACTTGGCCTAGAATCATGGAGGGGTTGAACCTAAGTAGACAAAGGCATTTAGGGGTATGATCTGAGTCTGAGTTTTGGCAGAAGACTGGCATTGGGTATTGGAGGGTATTTGATCAGGTGGGCAACAAACCCAGCAGTGAAGAGCAGGCATGGAAGACAGAGAACTCCTGTGTCTTATAAGGAAGGAAGCTACTAGAGACCAGATTGGAGAAGACAATAGATGGAGACAGTTGAAGACCAAAGAACTGGATGGCCTAGGGAGGAGCCAAAAGTGACTTCAAGAGGTGattgggaaagagaaaaacagaagcagtatCAAGACTTTCTGCAACCAGTGTGGAGAAGCCTGAAGAAGGAACAAGTGGAACTGGCTAACTGGGAAGATACAAATAAACAAGAGAAGAACTGGGTCATTCAGATTAAGTATTGGGTCATGTGGACAGACTAATCTGTGCTTGTCCCAAGGGTAGAGGAGGGTTTTACGCTAACCTTGCACTTGCCTGATCTTAGTTCAGCCCCTGGCACAAATCATAGATGCTGATGAAATGCCTGCAAGCTCAAGGGGAATAGCAGCACATCTGCAACTATGCCTATTTTATCTCAAAGGCAGTCTGGGATCTACATCAGCCAGGAACTCCCTGGTTGCCAGAGGAACCTGTGGAGGCCGGACAAGCAGCCTGGGtaacacacatacaaacaaatACCAGAACATTAACTAAACATCAAATGAAGCAAGCATGCGTTGGCCGGTGACCTGAGGGGCAGCATTGCCCTACTACCAGCTACCACAGAAAGCCAGTTCTGAGGATAAGGCTGTTCTCCTGAGAAACTCTAAAGAATTTCACTTCAGGAATCATTAGCAAAACCATCCTAATTCCTTTTAAATCCTGAGAGAGGTTGCAAAACCAGAACTTCACTCTTACATTTTTGAGCATAACACAGCTGCTATTGGTTAGCCTGTCTCAGTGTTGGCTTGGACcatgcttctgcttctctgccatCTTGGACGTGAGATATTACAAGTTTCAGTGTGtaagaaggaaatgcaaaagCTTCCCTTACCTCCATCTTTAACTTTTGATGACTTCTCTCCTTTGGGATAATTAGGGACAGGCTGCAAACCCAGTATAGCCAGGAAAATGCATGTGCTAGAGCCACACAAGTGCAGGGATAAGTCTGTGCACATGATAAAACTGTTCTGGATCCCTGCAGCTGGTACCCCACAGATCACTTACAACTGTTAAATTGCCTAAAAATTAAGTAGCAGTCAGCAGGAAAAACTGAGCACTATGCTTTTTGCATCACTTACTTTTACTGGTGCTTcagaaagagctgctgtgagCTAAATTGCCTTTTTGCCAATACAGTTGTCAAGAcacctttcttcccctccatgcagcagctccaaatcaaaacagaaaacacacaccccctcctCAAAGCACACAGCTGAACAAAAAGGATCTCCAATGCAACAGTGAGGTGTATTTACAATCCTGGGCTGGGGCAAACTCGTTTTGAGCCAAAAACTTCAAAACAGTCATTAATTAGTAATCTCTAGAGATGGCCTCCCTCCTTAGTGCCTCTTACTATTTCCTCATCTCCTCAGCTAGCAGCAGAAACATTCCTGATTGCATCAGCTTTGATTACTCTTTAGATGAGGAGATTCTCCTTTGGCTAACCAGATTTTACACTCTATGTGGCCCCTAGGACTTTGTCACTTAAGGAACATCAGCAACCCTAGAAAACTGGAACACTACACAGAACAGCATGGTCAGGAAGAGTTGTGGCAGGATGAAGAATGATTCTTACGCAAAGCTCTCCCCCCCTTCTTTGTTCCAGGCCTTTAGCCATTATAAATTAACATTGGCTTTCCTGGAGAGGGCACTTAATTTGTACCCGGCTCCTCCTAGATTCAagaggtaaaaagaaaacaaccaaccaaaatccaacattttggaaagaaagaaagaagtctaACAGGTACCTTAGTCAGGTGTGTGATTTATTGGAACCAGCTATTCCCACCAGCTGGATGCGATAGCACCAATGCCATAAGTAGTTCAATCATCTTCAATGgtcagctcatgttcagttgcTTCGTCAATATTTTTAAGTTGACGGAGCACccattctctttccttctttctctgttacagaaaagaaaatatttagtcATCTAATTCATTCAGATGTCACCTACTTTAAATAACAAATGCACGCAAACATACAGAAAGGCATTATGAACCCAACTGGATTTTGGCTGAAGTTTGCCACTTGTCTTAAGCTAAGAAGTCTTTACTGCCAGAGCAGGCAAGTTTTCCTGAGTTTCCAACACACCCATGAACAATACAGTAGTGGGGAAAAACCAAGCCAGAATAGAATTTGATGGCTTCACACTGATGTGGCAGCCTTTAGTGTCTAACCCTGCTGCCTCCCTATCCTTTCTATGGGCTCCCCACAGGGCCCTTGCCAATAATGGAAGTTCCAGGAAATTGAGGTCTCGTGCTCTagggaacagaaaaataaagacctgCATAAGGTCTATTAATCTAGGCTTTCCCCAGGAAACACTTCACTAATCAAAGACTGCACACAAGACCCCATTTGCAAGAACTGACATTCTTTTTATAAAGCACTATGATTTGGATTAAACAAGGAAAGAAGTAGATTATTTGTTTCTCCAGTTTTAGTTAACTTGCCAACATTAAGAAACTTGAGAATTCAAATCActgatttcttccctttcttaaGGTTCTTCTACAGAAAGAAGAtcaatgtattaaaatgtatcaatgtattaaaaatgtactttcacACTAGCATACACAACTAGTCATGCAGTCTCACAAGCTGAAGCAAGTAAAAGTCTGAAAGACTGCATCCCATCTAGCCTGTGATTTAGGAATGATACCACAGAGTCTAGCAGGTATTTATGACCCTATTCATAAATATATGTTCTCATTGGTAAGTTGCGGAGATGTTCTGCAACTAAAATATTCCCACTTTACTAGAAAGATCTGTGTACAGTCAGCATTAGtaagaaattgtatttcataACTAAGGGAAAGCCATTACCACAAGAGCTTtatcaattttcttctttcttttttttactattgGGATATCTTTAATCCCTGGTATTCCAGTAAGAAGCCATGAAGGTCCACTGTCAGGAATTACTGCAGCCTCCTCAGTTGCTTTGGTGGGAGACTGAGTTTCCAAGCTTGGCACAACCTTGTCATTTGGGTCTTCATGTGATTCATCAGAGGCCAACACTGTGGAAAGCCTCCCCCTAGAAAACACAACCCGAGAGCTTTGGCCTATCTCTTCATTTGATTTTTGCGAGTCAAACACTGTTGAAAGCCTTTTTGGGGACACATGAGGGAAATACACTTCAACACGTGCGAATGATACTTGAGCTAATGATCTACTTAGATTTGATTCTGGCACTGGAGATCCATAGATTTTCTTGCTGGAATTTTGGTCCTGGATTGACTGATTTGTCAGATCCATAAGAGATGGCATTGATCCTGAAAGCATTGAATCCACTGGAGTGCTGTGTTTCACCATTCTCTTTTTCAGAGATCTTTTAATGTTCAGAATAGAATCTTCTTCCTCCGACATCTTGAAGTCAGGTTAATTGccttaagaaaataagaaaatttattgCTTACATAGAAAGAGATGTCATGTGAGGTGTTCAGCTACCACAAAACTAAATCGAAGGCGTTCCTGTTTTCCTATTGTCTTTACATGGAATTTATCCTCTATATAGATCAGTGTTGTTCAAGAGTTTGGAAGAGCCATATTGAAAACAGAACATTGGAAGACAGCTTGTCATGTTGACAACATTTACTCCTGTCCCAGCTCTCTGCATGTGGAGCTCCACATATgctagaattttttttaagataccaCCTTAACTGcaacatagaatggtttgggttagaaaggactataagatcatctagttccaatcccctgccacggacagggacacctcacactagagccggttgctcaaagccccatccagcccggccttgaacactgccagggatggggcagccacagcttctctgggcaccctgtgccagtgcctcagcaccctcacagggaagaacttcttccttagatctaaccttAACTTCCCCGTTTCAGTTTgagccatcaccccttgtcctattgctacagtccctgatgaagagtccctctccagcatccctgtaggcccccttcaaataTTAGAAGGCTGCTATTAAGACAGTGTTTTCTCCTTCAGAGtatacaaaaaaatccaacaactTCGGGGTTGCAGCTGCTAACACAGGGCAGGCAGATCAAAACTGTTAGATGCCAGAGGGATTACCATAACATAGCAATATGTCAAGTGCTCTAGAGAGACATGTGGAGAAGTTATAGATTCAAGCAAGCATCTCAACTCAATTGCCATTTTGTTCCTCCTAGTTTGTTAAGAGGGGGCTCACAAACCTCTCGTTCCCTCTTACTTGTCATTTGGCTTAGTCATGCTGATCCTAAACTTTGGTCCTAAAGCAACTGTGTTCTGTGCAGGTCTGTTTTCAAGTGAATTTA
This window harbors:
- the LOC115614440 gene encoding coiled-coil domain-containing protein 201-like — protein: MSEEEDSILNIKRSLKKRMVKHSTPVDSMLSGSMPSLMDLTNQSIQDQNSSKKIYGSPVPESNLSRSLAQVSFARVEVYFPHVSPKRLSTVFDSQKSNEEIGQSSRVVFSRGRLSTVLASDESHEDPNDKVVPSLETQSPTKATEEAAVIPDSGPSWLLTGIPGIKDIPIVKKRKKKIDKALVRKKEREWVLRQLKNIDEATEHELTIEDD